From Cherax quadricarinatus isolate ZL_2023a chromosome 69, ASM3850222v1, whole genome shotgun sequence, the proteins below share one genomic window:
- the LOC128685114 gene encoding uncharacterized protein yields MINSIEDLDQSPSFVLEGCDQYLTDKEMLIAMEDFERKEATKDEEKYLLVMQGNITKDFSGSDKILLVQQANCCAVKLKKGGLADALSQVLPLSNPYLFRSPGCHKANLASEVTRDKFGSIKFVNNGKNNPMIVNMFAQYAMGPPHKYYMNCKVDKAYYNTCKYLDTKKGREIIFKECMNELVKWLLTDPNGIIMEKVVFPEGIGCASAGGDWHAYLKIILDFAKELKKRRRNIVIIIVKYAK; encoded by the exons ATGATTAATTCGATAGAAGACCTTGATCAGTCACCTTCCTTCGTTTTGGAGGGATGTGATCAATATCTCACCGATAAAGAAATGCTTATAGCAATGGAAGATTTTGAAC gtaaagaagcaacaaaagatgaagaaaaatatCTTTTGGTAATGCAAGGGAATATTACAAAAGATTTTAGTGGCAGTGATAAAATTCTTTTAGTACAACAAGCAAATTGTTGCGCTGTTAAATTGAAAAAGGGAGGTCTTGCTGATGCTTTAAGTCAGGTTTTACCACTTAGCAATCCATATTTATTTAGATCACCTGGATGTCATAAAGCAAATCTAGCTAGTGAAGTCACTCGTGATAAATTTGGAAgcataaaatttgtaaataatggaaaaaataaccCCATGATTGTTAATATGTTCGCACAGTATGCGATGGGGCCTCCACATAAGTATTATATGAACTGTAAAGTTGATAAGGCCTACTataatacatgcaaatatttagatacaaagaaaggtcgtgagattatattcaaagagtgcatgaatgaacttgttaagtggttattaacagatcccaacgggattataatggaaaaagtCGTGTTTCCAGAAGGAATTGGGTGTGCTTCAGCCGGAGGTGATTGGCATGCATATCTTAAAATCATTCTTGATTTtgcaaaggaattaaaaaaacgTCGTAGaaatattgttatcattattgtaaaatatgccaaataa